One segment of Nomia melanderi isolate GNS246 chromosome 10, iyNomMela1, whole genome shotgun sequence DNA contains the following:
- the LOC116430373 gene encoding uncharacterized protein LOC116430373, translating into MTVTGASIEMNNEVILLRRYARQARICVINKLIREAKRLQINRGNERSVEKKKNKAEKCLREVSALKRIKDDEISKFGIIHSDNLQIILQNSETDDRTRAMVKVVRYKCLNTKITEFLKNFPNAKEYISRDKKKHSSRKRKADSMDKLEKNLKQVPNKKNDLNSRLTMKGTIGKEIPLEQLKEHDKDRKCEGNSNKVNDENSETITKIVSKEATVKRFTDILQESSVSRINDGHKENNKQFSPIPATITGGDDFFLNFKKVASDVHTPVLPREKGGDTMSTIEKKSVVRFQDRNVKRMFSKNEEKARKRNDKEQDVRNKDVSYHRHNAKKGNAIPWKQKKQEASEMKQTFGRRNFEQRKLLKTENENENENENENENLHPSWAAKRKLQNIMKGGFQGKKVRFEEN; encoded by the exons ATGACTGTAACTGGAGCCTCGATCGAAATGAACAACGAG GTTATTTTATTAAGGCGGTACGCCCGTCAAGCACGCATTTGtgtgataaataaattgattagaGAGGCTAAAAGACTACAAATCAATCGTGGTAACGAGAGAAGcgtagaaaaaaagaagaataaggCGGAGAAATGTTTAAGGGAGGTGTCAGCGTTAAAACGCATTAAGGacgatgaaatatcgaaatttgGAATTATTCATTCCGACAATTTGCAGATTATATTGCAGAATTCAGAAACCGACGATAGGACTCGAGCCATGGTAAAAGTTGTTCGTTACAAATGTTTAAACACAAAAATAACAGAATTTTTAAAGAACTTTCCAAACGCTAAAGAATATATTTCTCGCGacaaaaagaaacattcgtcgagaaagagaaaggcggATTCTATGGATAAACTtgaaaaaaatttgaaacaagtgccaaataagaaaaatgatttaaatagtCGGCTAACTATGAAAGGTACGATAGGTAAAGAAATACCATTGGAACAACTAAAGGAGCACGACAAGGATAGAAAATGCGAAGGTAATAGCAATAAAGTCAATGACGAGAACTCGGAAACCATTACCAAAATTGTAAGCAAAGAAGCTACGGTCAAGAGATTTACAGATATTTTACAAGAGTCGAGTGTGTCGAGAATAAACGATGGACACAAAGAGAATAATAAGCAGTTTTCTCCGATACCTGCAACAATTACCGGAGGAGAtgattttttcttaaattttaagaAGGTTGCGTCGGACGTACACACTCCGGTGTTACCACGAGAAAAAGGTGGCGATACTATGTCAACGATAGAAAAGAAATCAGTAGTCCGGTTCCAAGATAGAAACGTGAAACGTATGTTTTCTAAAAACGAAGAGAAAGCAAGGAAGAGGAACGACAAAGAACAAGACGTAAGGAATAAGGACGTTTCGTACCATCGACATAACGCGAAGAAAGGAAACGCAATACCATGGAAGCAAAAGAAACAAGAAGCTTCAGAGATGAAGCAAACGTTTGGACGTAGAAACTTTGAGCagagaaaattgttgaaaactgaaaacgaaaatgaaaatgaaaatgaaaatgaaaatgaaaatttgcatCCTTCATGGGCAGCAAAGAGGAAActacaaaatataatgaaagGAGGTTTTCAAGGAAAAAAGGTTCGgttcgaagaaaattaa
- the ClpX gene encoding caseinolytic protease chaperone subunit isoform X1: protein MSCVRCCLISAGRIASSNHIANHVHKIARVAVTRCLTVSSTLGKAPVEPTPPGKDGNSGVSSVGNGSGGGGGGGGGGGKGGKKNTLTCPKCGDPCTHVETFVSSSRFVKCEKCHHFFLVLSEIDSKRSLKEAMRSDDTKQGFYRKPPPPPKKIFEYLNKHVVGQEYAKKVLSVAVYNHYKRIYNNLPVQTSMQGSTNSSGTQDPNQPFIHRGLKPHLLHISTIGNSFGVGFQQFPTGSEQKSASNQSVPGSDILDSKQHQLKLEKSNILLLGPTGSGKTLLAQTIAQCLDVPFAVCDCTTLTQAGYVGEDIESVIAKLLQDANYVVDRAQMGIVFLDEVDKIGAVPGIHQLRDVGGEGVQQGMLKMLEGTIVNVPERNSSRKLRGDTLQVDTTNILFVASGAYNGLDRLISRRKTEKYLGFGATPSTESPGRRAASLADVANMSPSTEKDNKEKDFLLQQVEARDLIDFGMIPEFVGRFPVLVPFHTLDKDMLVRILTEPKNAMVPQYQMLFSMDKVELTFTTEALHAIAALAMEKKTGARGLRAIMESLLLEPMFEVPGSDVMSVHVTEGCVQGREKPQYIRKGDATEEELQAQHIHN, encoded by the exons ATGAGTTGCGTTCGTTGTTGTTTAATTAGTGCTGGTCGCATTGCATCTTCGAATCATATAGCTAATCATG TTCACAAAATTGCGAGAGTAGCTGTTACTAGATGTTTAACGGTCAGTAGTACATTGGGAAAAGCTCCTGTGGAACCGACTCCACCCGGCAAGGACGGTAATAGTGGAGTATCCTCCGTAGGTAATGGATcaggaggtggaggaggtggaggaggaggaggaggaaaaggaggaaaaaaaaacacgCTCACATGTCCGAAATGTGGAGACCCTTGCACTCATGTAGAAACTTTTGTAT CATCGTCAAGATTTGTAAAATGCGAGAAGTGTCATCATTTCTTCCTTGTTTTATCAGAAATAGATTCGAAAAGAAGTCTCAAAGAAGCTATGAGATCAGATGATACGAAACAAGGATTCTACAGAaaaccaccaccgccgccaaaGAAG ATATTTGAATACTTAAATAAACATGTTGTGGGGCAAGAATATGCTAAAAAAGTGTTGAGTGTTGCAGTTTACAATCATTATAAACGAATCTACAACAACTTGCCAGTACAGACATCGATGCAGGGATCTACAAATTCAAGTGGTACACAAGATCCGAATCAGCCCTTCATTCACAGAGGTCTTAAACCAC ATTTACTGCACATTTCCACTATTGGAAATTCATTCGGTGTCGGATTCCAACAGTTCCCTACGGGAAGCGAACAAAAGTCGGCTAGCAATCAGTCGGTGCCTGGTTCGGATATTCTCGATAGTAAGCAACATCAGTTAAAATTAGAGAAAAGCAACATTCTGTTGCTCGGTCCCACCGGAAGTGGAAAGACGTTACTCGCGCAGACAATAGCCCAGTGCCTGGACGTACCTTTCGCTGTCTGCGACTGCACGACGTTAACGCAAGCTGGTTACGTCGGTGAAGATATAGAAAGCGTTATAGCGAAGCTCCTCCAAGATGCCAACTATGTGGTCGACAGAGCCCAAATGGGTATCGTATTTTTAGACGAAGTCGATAAAATCGGCGCTGTTCCTGGCATACATCAACTGCGAGACGTTGGCGGGGAAGGTGTTCAACAAGGGATGTTGAAAATGTTGGAAGGCACCATCGTGAACGTGCCCGAAAGAAATAGTTCGAGAAAATTACGCGGGGACACGCTCCAGGTGGACACTACGAATATTTTGTTCGTTGCTTCTGGTGCTTACAATGGACTGGATCGATTGATTTCACGGCGGAAAACTGAAAAATACCTCGGATTCGGTGCAACACCTTCTACCGAGAGTCCCGGGCGAAGGGCAGCGAGTTTGGCAGACGTTGCGAACATGTCACCTTCCACGGAGAAAGATAACAAGGAGAAAGACTTTTTACTGCAACAGGTCGAAGCGAGAGATTTAATCGATTTCGGTATGATACCCGAATTCGTCGGTAGATTTCCTGTTCTGGTGCCTTTTCACACTCTCGACAAGGATATGTTGGTGAGAATACTAACAGAACCTAAAAATGCTATGGTGCCTCAGTATCAGATGTTATTTTCAATGGATAAG GTAGAACTAACGTTTACGACGGAAGCTCTACACGCGATAGCCGCGCTTGCGATGGAAAAGAAAACGGGTGCGAGAGGACTTCGCGCCATCATGGAATCGTTGTTGCTCGAACCAATGTTCGAAGTGCCAGGCAGTGACGTAATGTCCGTTCACGTGACCGAAGGTTGCGTGCAAGGACGCGAGAAACCACAGTACATCAGGAAGGGCGATGCTACCGAAGAAGAGCTACAAGCGCAGCATATACACAATTAA
- the ClpX gene encoding caseinolytic protease chaperone subunit isoform X2, with protein MSCVRCCLISAGRIASSNHIANHVHKIARVAVTRCLTVSSTLGKAPVEPTPPGKDGNSGVSSVGNGSGGGGGGGGGGGKGGKKNTLTCPKCGDPCTHVETFVSSSRFVKCEKCHHFFLVLSEIDSKRSLKEAMRSDDTKQGFYRKPPPPPKKIFEYLNKHVVGQEYAKKVLSVAVYNHYKRIYNNLPVQTSMQGSTNSSGTQDPNQPFIHRDLLHISTIGNSFGVGFQQFPTGSEQKSASNQSVPGSDILDSKQHQLKLEKSNILLLGPTGSGKTLLAQTIAQCLDVPFAVCDCTTLTQAGYVGEDIESVIAKLLQDANYVVDRAQMGIVFLDEVDKIGAVPGIHQLRDVGGEGVQQGMLKMLEGTIVNVPERNSSRKLRGDTLQVDTTNILFVASGAYNGLDRLISRRKTEKYLGFGATPSTESPGRRAASLADVANMSPSTEKDNKEKDFLLQQVEARDLIDFGMIPEFVGRFPVLVPFHTLDKDMLVRILTEPKNAMVPQYQMLFSMDKVELTFTTEALHAIAALAMEKKTGARGLRAIMESLLLEPMFEVPGSDVMSVHVTEGCVQGREKPQYIRKGDATEEELQAQHIHN; from the exons ATGAGTTGCGTTCGTTGTTGTTTAATTAGTGCTGGTCGCATTGCATCTTCGAATCATATAGCTAATCATG TTCACAAAATTGCGAGAGTAGCTGTTACTAGATGTTTAACGGTCAGTAGTACATTGGGAAAAGCTCCTGTGGAACCGACTCCACCCGGCAAGGACGGTAATAGTGGAGTATCCTCCGTAGGTAATGGATcaggaggtggaggaggtggaggaggaggaggaggaaaaggaggaaaaaaaaacacgCTCACATGTCCGAAATGTGGAGACCCTTGCACTCATGTAGAAACTTTTGTAT CATCGTCAAGATTTGTAAAATGCGAGAAGTGTCATCATTTCTTCCTTGTTTTATCAGAAATAGATTCGAAAAGAAGTCTCAAAGAAGCTATGAGATCAGATGATACGAAACAAGGATTCTACAGAaaaccaccaccgccgccaaaGAAG ATATTTGAATACTTAAATAAACATGTTGTGGGGCAAGAATATGCTAAAAAAGTGTTGAGTGTTGCAGTTTACAATCATTATAAACGAATCTACAACAACTTGCCAGTACAGACATCGATGCAGGGATCTACAAATTCAAGTGGTACACAAGATCCGAATCAGCCCTTCATTCACAGAG ATTTACTGCACATTTCCACTATTGGAAATTCATTCGGTGTCGGATTCCAACAGTTCCCTACGGGAAGCGAACAAAAGTCGGCTAGCAATCAGTCGGTGCCTGGTTCGGATATTCTCGATAGTAAGCAACATCAGTTAAAATTAGAGAAAAGCAACATTCTGTTGCTCGGTCCCACCGGAAGTGGAAAGACGTTACTCGCGCAGACAATAGCCCAGTGCCTGGACGTACCTTTCGCTGTCTGCGACTGCACGACGTTAACGCAAGCTGGTTACGTCGGTGAAGATATAGAAAGCGTTATAGCGAAGCTCCTCCAAGATGCCAACTATGTGGTCGACAGAGCCCAAATGGGTATCGTATTTTTAGACGAAGTCGATAAAATCGGCGCTGTTCCTGGCATACATCAACTGCGAGACGTTGGCGGGGAAGGTGTTCAACAAGGGATGTTGAAAATGTTGGAAGGCACCATCGTGAACGTGCCCGAAAGAAATAGTTCGAGAAAATTACGCGGGGACACGCTCCAGGTGGACACTACGAATATTTTGTTCGTTGCTTCTGGTGCTTACAATGGACTGGATCGATTGATTTCACGGCGGAAAACTGAAAAATACCTCGGATTCGGTGCAACACCTTCTACCGAGAGTCCCGGGCGAAGGGCAGCGAGTTTGGCAGACGTTGCGAACATGTCACCTTCCACGGAGAAAGATAACAAGGAGAAAGACTTTTTACTGCAACAGGTCGAAGCGAGAGATTTAATCGATTTCGGTATGATACCCGAATTCGTCGGTAGATTTCCTGTTCTGGTGCCTTTTCACACTCTCGACAAGGATATGTTGGTGAGAATACTAACAGAACCTAAAAATGCTATGGTGCCTCAGTATCAGATGTTATTTTCAATGGATAAG GTAGAACTAACGTTTACGACGGAAGCTCTACACGCGATAGCCGCGCTTGCGATGGAAAAGAAAACGGGTGCGAGAGGACTTCGCGCCATCATGGAATCGTTGTTGCTCGAACCAATGTTCGAAGTGCCAGGCAGTGACGTAATGTCCGTTCACGTGACCGAAGGTTGCGTGCAAGGACGCGAGAAACCACAGTACATCAGGAAGGGCGATGCTACCGAAGAAGAGCTACAAGCGCAGCATATACACAATTAA
- the ClpX gene encoding caseinolytic protease chaperone subunit isoform X3, whose product MSCVRCCLISAGRIASSNHIANHVHKIARVAVTRCLTVSSTLGKAPVEPTPPGKDGNSGVSSVGNGSGGGGGGGGGGGKGGKKNTLTCPKCGDPCTHVETFVSSSRFVKCEKCHHFFLVLSEIDSKRSLKEAMRSDDTKQGFYRKPPPPPKKIFEYLNKHVVGQEYAKKVLSVAVYNHYKRIYNNLPVQTSMQGSTNSSDLLHISTIGNSFGVGFQQFPTGSEQKSASNQSVPGSDILDSKQHQLKLEKSNILLLGPTGSGKTLLAQTIAQCLDVPFAVCDCTTLTQAGYVGEDIESVIAKLLQDANYVVDRAQMGIVFLDEVDKIGAVPGIHQLRDVGGEGVQQGMLKMLEGTIVNVPERNSSRKLRGDTLQVDTTNILFVASGAYNGLDRLISRRKTEKYLGFGATPSTESPGRRAASLADVANMSPSTEKDNKEKDFLLQQVEARDLIDFGMIPEFVGRFPVLVPFHTLDKDMLVRILTEPKNAMVPQYQMLFSMDKVELTFTTEALHAIAALAMEKKTGARGLRAIMESLLLEPMFEVPGSDVMSVHVTEGCVQGREKPQYIRKGDATEEELQAQHIHN is encoded by the exons ATGAGTTGCGTTCGTTGTTGTTTAATTAGTGCTGGTCGCATTGCATCTTCGAATCATATAGCTAATCATG TTCACAAAATTGCGAGAGTAGCTGTTACTAGATGTTTAACGGTCAGTAGTACATTGGGAAAAGCTCCTGTGGAACCGACTCCACCCGGCAAGGACGGTAATAGTGGAGTATCCTCCGTAGGTAATGGATcaggaggtggaggaggtggaggaggaggaggaggaaaaggaggaaaaaaaaacacgCTCACATGTCCGAAATGTGGAGACCCTTGCACTCATGTAGAAACTTTTGTAT CATCGTCAAGATTTGTAAAATGCGAGAAGTGTCATCATTTCTTCCTTGTTTTATCAGAAATAGATTCGAAAAGAAGTCTCAAAGAAGCTATGAGATCAGATGATACGAAACAAGGATTCTACAGAaaaccaccaccgccgccaaaGAAG ATATTTGAATACTTAAATAAACATGTTGTGGGGCAAGAATATGCTAAAAAAGTGTTGAGTGTTGCAGTTTACAATCATTATAAACGAATCTACAACAACTTGCCAGTACAGACATCGATGCAGGGATCTACAAATTCAAGTG ATTTACTGCACATTTCCACTATTGGAAATTCATTCGGTGTCGGATTCCAACAGTTCCCTACGGGAAGCGAACAAAAGTCGGCTAGCAATCAGTCGGTGCCTGGTTCGGATATTCTCGATAGTAAGCAACATCAGTTAAAATTAGAGAAAAGCAACATTCTGTTGCTCGGTCCCACCGGAAGTGGAAAGACGTTACTCGCGCAGACAATAGCCCAGTGCCTGGACGTACCTTTCGCTGTCTGCGACTGCACGACGTTAACGCAAGCTGGTTACGTCGGTGAAGATATAGAAAGCGTTATAGCGAAGCTCCTCCAAGATGCCAACTATGTGGTCGACAGAGCCCAAATGGGTATCGTATTTTTAGACGAAGTCGATAAAATCGGCGCTGTTCCTGGCATACATCAACTGCGAGACGTTGGCGGGGAAGGTGTTCAACAAGGGATGTTGAAAATGTTGGAAGGCACCATCGTGAACGTGCCCGAAAGAAATAGTTCGAGAAAATTACGCGGGGACACGCTCCAGGTGGACACTACGAATATTTTGTTCGTTGCTTCTGGTGCTTACAATGGACTGGATCGATTGATTTCACGGCGGAAAACTGAAAAATACCTCGGATTCGGTGCAACACCTTCTACCGAGAGTCCCGGGCGAAGGGCAGCGAGTTTGGCAGACGTTGCGAACATGTCACCTTCCACGGAGAAAGATAACAAGGAGAAAGACTTTTTACTGCAACAGGTCGAAGCGAGAGATTTAATCGATTTCGGTATGATACCCGAATTCGTCGGTAGATTTCCTGTTCTGGTGCCTTTTCACACTCTCGACAAGGATATGTTGGTGAGAATACTAACAGAACCTAAAAATGCTATGGTGCCTCAGTATCAGATGTTATTTTCAATGGATAAG GTAGAACTAACGTTTACGACGGAAGCTCTACACGCGATAGCCGCGCTTGCGATGGAAAAGAAAACGGGTGCGAGAGGACTTCGCGCCATCATGGAATCGTTGTTGCTCGAACCAATGTTCGAAGTGCCAGGCAGTGACGTAATGTCCGTTCACGTGACCGAAGGTTGCGTGCAAGGACGCGAGAAACCACAGTACATCAGGAAGGGCGATGCTACCGAAGAAGAGCTACAAGCGCAGCATATACACAATTAA
- the LOC116430377 gene encoding mitochondrial outer membrane protein SLC25A46, translating into MAGLEHYERVYRGKPIRHWENENNFLYGHRGQEVIRPLDVPVVHPLAVDNPPTDDIMKKYIGPGCGLVSLITEKLLVHPFIVLRRQCQVNPGSTKYHIIPITLVPVVARLYQTQGVNTLWKGIGSVLLVNGMTLAIEDFISKITLWPKEISCNSSLKAFGQHIFLKCISIGLTTPFYSASLVETVQSEIASESPGILDVFKDGAIRLVEVSNKGRLIPIYALLPPTIAYGVSKYLFTMTVQRVTHYIMQSRQKRSQELGGAYSRSLSSDEFMIDIKLQSTLISTFMADVLFYPWETVIHRLHLQGTRTIIDNLDTGRSVTPLLTGYSGAGDCYNTILSTEGPFGLYKGFGALLLQFAVHIVIVRTVKWILTELGTTLTLKSKSAQKPPNWRR; encoded by the exons ATGGCTGGATTAGAACATTACGAGAGAGTTTATCGCGGAAAACCTATTAGACAttgggaaaatgaaaataactttcTGTACGGACACCGTGGACAAGAGGTTATACGTCCTTTGGATGTTCCCGTTGTACATCCTTTAGCTGTAGATAATCCCCCTACCGATG atattatgaaaaaatacattGGTCCAGGTTGTGGTCTAGTAAGTTTAATTACAGAAAAGTTATTAGTTCATCCGTTTATTGTTCTAAGAAGACAATGCCAAGTAAATCCTGGATCAACCAAATACCATATAATACCTATTACCTTGGTACCTGTTGTTGCACGACTTTATCAAACTCAAGGAGTAAATACCCTTTGGAAAGGAATCGGATCAGTTTTACTTGTGAACGGAATGACCTTGGCTATCGAagatttcatttctaaaattacATTATGGCCAAA GGAAATTTCATGTAACAGCTCTTTAAAAGCATTTGGTCAACATATCTTTCTTAAATG TATTTCCATAGGTTTAACTACACCATTTTACTCTGCGTCATTAGTTGAAACAGTGCAATCTGAAATTGCATCCGAAAGTCCTGGTATATTGGATGTCTTTAAAGATGGTGCTATTCGCTTAGTTGAAGTAAGCAACAAGGGTAGATTAATTCCTATATATGCTCTTCTACCACCAACTATCGCCTATGGAGTTTCAAAATACCTTTTTACCATGACTGTCCAACGAGTTACTCATTATATTATGCAGAGTAGGCAAAAACGTTCTCAAGAATTAGGG GGCGCGTACAGCAGATCTCTATCGTCGGACGAGTTTATGATAGATATAAAATTACAGTCTACCCTGATCTCTACATTTATGGCAGATGTATTGTTTTATCCATGGGAAACAGTGATTCACAGACTTCACCTTCAGGGTACACGTACCATTATTGATAATCTAGACACTGGACGAAGTGTAACACCATTATTAACTGGGTACAGTGGAGCAGGGGATTGTTACAATACAATACTTTCAACCGAAGGCCCGTTTGGTTTATACAAAGGTTTTGGAgctcttcttttacaatttgcCGTACATATAGTAATAGTACGGACGGTGAAGTGGATTCTAACAGAGTTAGGAACGACGCTAACATTGAAATCAAAATCGGCTCAGAAACCTCCAAATTGGAGGAGGTAA
- the AsnRS gene encoding asparagine--tRNA ligase isoform X2 codes for MAEKENSDLALDSIYTSQKNGSDETGNGSKCNPFKTILKAMHHAGKEPFPPIYQDSHEDGKKYELVSKSQFKKVQKIWVREQYKNEEKQKKLLKDEENRLKNLEEAKTVVIKEDVTLAAAKRIKIKESVKYRGERVKLFGWVHRLRRQGKALMFITLRDGTGFLQCVFNDILCQTYEALTLSTEASIEVFGTLNIVPEGKNAPNGHELHVDYWRLIGSSPPGGADSILNEEAHPDVQLDNRHMMIRGENTSRILMVRSVLMQAFRDHYKERGYFEVTPPTLVQTQVEGGSTLFKLDYFGEEAFLTQSSQLYLETCLPAMGDVYCIAQSYRAEQSRTRRHLAEFTHIEAECPFITFEELLDRIEDLVCDVVDRVLNSSIGHVVRELNPDFKEPKRPFKRLDYSEAIEYLRANGITKEDGTFYEFGEVRSIGYT; via the exons ATGGCTGAGAAGGAAAATTCAGATTTAGCATTAG ATAGCATTTATACTTCTCAAAAGAATGGAAGCGATGAAACAGGCAATGGTTCTAAATGTAATCcttttaaaactattttgaaaGCAATGCATCATGCCGGAAAAGAGCCGTTCCCACCAATTTATCAAGATTCTCACGAGGATGGTAAAAAGTATGAATTAGTTTCGAAATCTCAGTTTAAGAAAGTGCAAAAAATATGGGtaagagaacaatataaaaatgaagaaaagcaGAAAAAGTTGTTGAAAGACGAGGAAAACAGATTGAAGAATCTGGAAGAGGCTAAAACAGTTGTAATTAAAGAAGATGTTACTTTAGCAGCTGCGaaacgtataaaaattaaagaaagcgTAAAATACAGAGGTGAACGTGTAAAACTTTTCGGATGGGTGCATAGACTTAGACGCCAAG GCAAGGctttaatgtttattacattAAGAGATGGAACTGGTTTTCTGCAATGCgtgtttaatgatattttatgtCAAACTTACGAGGCTTTGACATTATCTACAGAAGCATCTATCGAAGTGTTTGGAACATTGAACATTGTGCCAGAAGGCAAAAAT GCTCCAAATGGACACGAATTACACGTCGACTATTGGAGACTGATAGGTTCGTCTCCTCCTGGAGGTGCAGATTCTATTTTAAACGAAGAAGCTCATCCAGATGTGCAGTTAGACAATAGACATATGATGATACGtggtgaaaat ACATCTCGTATATTAATGGTAAGATCAGTCTTGATGCAGGCATTTAGGGATCATTATAAGGAAAGGGGTTATTTCGAAGTGACACCGCCGACGTTAGTACAGACACAGGTAGAAGGTGGATCTACATTATTTAAATTGGATTATTTTGG agAAGAGGCATTTCTAACTCAAAGTTCACAACTATACCTTGAAACTTGTCTTCCCGCAATGGGTGATGTTTATTGTATCGCCCAATCTTACAGAGCAGAACAATCTAGGACCAGAAGACACTTGGCAGa ATTCACTCATATAGAAGCGGAGTGTCCATTCATCACGTTTGAAGAATTGCTCGATCGAATAGAAGATTTGGTATGCGATGTCGTGGATCGTGTCTTAAACTCGTCCATCGGTCACGTCGTGAGGGAACTAAACCCGGATTTTAAAGAGCCAAAGAGGCCGTTTAAAAGATTAGATTACAGCGAAGCAATCGAATATCTTCGAGCTAATGGTATAACCAAAGAAGATGGAACATTTTATGAATTTGGGGAGGTACGATCGATCG gATATACCTGA
- the AsnRS gene encoding asparagine--tRNA ligase isoform X1 → MAEKENSDLALDSIYTSQKNGSDETGNGSKCNPFKTILKAMHHAGKEPFPPIYQDSHEDGKKYELVSKSQFKKVQKIWVREQYKNEEKQKKLLKDEENRLKNLEEAKTVVIKEDVTLAAAKRIKIKESVKYRGERVKLFGWVHRLRRQGKALMFITLRDGTGFLQCVFNDILCQTYEALTLSTEASIEVFGTLNIVPEGKNAPNGHELHVDYWRLIGSSPPGGADSILNEEAHPDVQLDNRHMMIRGENTSRILMVRSVLMQAFRDHYKERGYFEVTPPTLVQTQVEGGSTLFKLDYFGEEAFLTQSSQLYLETCLPAMGDVYCIAQSYRAEQSRTRRHLAEFTHIEAECPFITFEELLDRIEDLVCDVVDRVLNSSIGHVVRELNPDFKEPKRPFKRLDYSEAIEYLRANGITKEDGTFYEFGEDIPEMPERKMTDAMNEPIMLCRFPSEIKSFYMARCAEDKRLTESVDLLLPNVGEITGGSMRIWDYDELSEGYSRENIDAKPYYWYSDQRKYGSCPHGGYGLGLERFLCWLLNRYHVREACLYPRFLERCRP, encoded by the exons ATGGCTGAGAAGGAAAATTCAGATTTAGCATTAG ATAGCATTTATACTTCTCAAAAGAATGGAAGCGATGAAACAGGCAATGGTTCTAAATGTAATCcttttaaaactattttgaaaGCAATGCATCATGCCGGAAAAGAGCCGTTCCCACCAATTTATCAAGATTCTCACGAGGATGGTAAAAAGTATGAATTAGTTTCGAAATCTCAGTTTAAGAAAGTGCAAAAAATATGGGtaagagaacaatataaaaatgaagaaaagcaGAAAAAGTTGTTGAAAGACGAGGAAAACAGATTGAAGAATCTGGAAGAGGCTAAAACAGTTGTAATTAAAGAAGATGTTACTTTAGCAGCTGCGaaacgtataaaaattaaagaaagcgTAAAATACAGAGGTGAACGTGTAAAACTTTTCGGATGGGTGCATAGACTTAGACGCCAAG GCAAGGctttaatgtttattacattAAGAGATGGAACTGGTTTTCTGCAATGCgtgtttaatgatattttatgtCAAACTTACGAGGCTTTGACATTATCTACAGAAGCATCTATCGAAGTGTTTGGAACATTGAACATTGTGCCAGAAGGCAAAAAT GCTCCAAATGGACACGAATTACACGTCGACTATTGGAGACTGATAGGTTCGTCTCCTCCTGGAGGTGCAGATTCTATTTTAAACGAAGAAGCTCATCCAGATGTGCAGTTAGACAATAGACATATGATGATACGtggtgaaaat ACATCTCGTATATTAATGGTAAGATCAGTCTTGATGCAGGCATTTAGGGATCATTATAAGGAAAGGGGTTATTTCGAAGTGACACCGCCGACGTTAGTACAGACACAGGTAGAAGGTGGATCTACATTATTTAAATTGGATTATTTTGG agAAGAGGCATTTCTAACTCAAAGTTCACAACTATACCTTGAAACTTGTCTTCCCGCAATGGGTGATGTTTATTGTATCGCCCAATCTTACAGAGCAGAACAATCTAGGACCAGAAGACACTTGGCAGa ATTCACTCATATAGAAGCGGAGTGTCCATTCATCACGTTTGAAGAATTGCTCGATCGAATAGAAGATTTGGTATGCGATGTCGTGGATCGTGTCTTAAACTCGTCCATCGGTCACGTCGTGAGGGAACTAAACCCGGATTTTAAAGAGCCAAAGAGGCCGTTTAAAAGATTAGATTACAGCGAAGCAATCGAATATCTTCGAGCTAATGGTATAACCAAAGAAGATGGAACATTTTATGAATTTGGGGAG gATATACCTGAAATGCCAGAGAGAAAAATGACCGACGCGATGAATGAACCGATAATGCTCTGCAGATTTCCCTcggaaataaaatcattttatatggcACGTTGCGCAGAGGATAAACGCCTTACAGAATCGGTAGATTTGCTGTTACCGAATGTTGGTGAAATAACTGGCGGATCGATGCGTATTTGGGATTACGATGAACTGTCTGAGGGTTATTCTCGCGAAAACATCGATGCAAAGCCCTATTATTGGTATTCGGACCAG CGGAAATATGGAAGTTGTCCTCATGGTGGATACGGATTAGGTCTTGAAAGATTCCTTTGTTGGCTTTTAAATCGGTACCACGTACGCGAGGCCTGCCTTTATCCACGTTTCTTGGAACGTTGTCGTCCTTAG